One window of Trinickia caryophylli genomic DNA carries:
- a CDS encoding putative type VI secretion system effector encodes MKKWKSTNSLMLLKGTIAGLERSRRSHDFILTELQRQQVSAAAIAASAMGMGATGVGLIGMAGNSDEEADWVEFELDGKQVTGWLWMMPMRNGDNVEVVAECIDGRYVAYAVKRGTDDLLAVYPHATAGRKVHYRRSVKIWLWISLIIYLVVWLMLLIPGWRSFLGWHGLLFGVLPTFIFWMMMSGFFAFRVSRKFMGFVQIAERIFRAFGWPDVENIDLRRTSREHRRENRLPNFGNLYFRYK; translated from the coding sequence ATGAAGAAATGGAAATCGACCAATTCGCTAATGTTGCTGAAGGGAACGATTGCAGGACTAGAACGTTCGCGTCGTAGTCACGACTTTATTCTGACAGAACTTCAGCGCCAACAAGTCAGTGCTGCAGCAATTGCCGCCTCGGCTATGGGTATGGGTGCAACCGGCGTAGGCCTGATCGGCATGGCGGGGAACTCCGATGAAGAGGCTGATTGGGTTGAGTTCGAACTTGACGGCAAGCAAGTTACCGGATGGCTTTGGATGATGCCGATGCGCAACGGCGATAACGTCGAAGTCGTCGCTGAATGTATTGACGGTCGCTACGTTGCGTATGCAGTCAAGCGCGGGACTGACGACCTGCTTGCGGTGTATCCGCATGCTACGGCGGGAAGAAAGGTGCATTATCGTAGATCGGTAAAAATATGGTTGTGGATCTCATTGATTATTTATCTAGTTGTGTGGTTGATGTTGTTGATTCCGGGTTGGCGATCCTTTTTGGGTTGGCATGGGCTGTTGTTTGGGGTATTGCCGACGTTTATTTTTTGGATGATGATGTCCGGATTCTTTGCTTTTCGAGTTTCACGAAAATTTATGGGTTTTGTGCAGATTGCAGAGCGGATCTTCAGGGCCTTTGGGTGGCCTGATGTCGAAAACATCGATCTGCGGAGAACGTCACGGGAGCACCGTCGAGAGAATAGGCTGCCAAATTTTGGAAATTTGTATTTTCGCTACAAGTAG
- a CDS encoding PAAR domain-containing protein, whose product MMDLIRVGDDTDHGGKVITGSSTMRFDSRFVARKGDEVSCPKHPDVKPNLIEEGDESMTDNGVPIARHGHRATCGCHLISSLV is encoded by the coding sequence ATGATGGATCTCATACGAGTGGGCGACGACACAGATCACGGCGGTAAAGTCATCACAGGCTCGTCGACGATGCGCTTTGACAGCCGCTTCGTCGCGCGCAAGGGCGACGAGGTATCGTGTCCCAAGCACCCGGATGTGAAGCCGAACCTGATTGAGGAAGGTGACGAATCGATGACGGACAACGGTGTTCCGATTGCCCGGCACGGTCATCGCGCCACCTGTGGCTGCCACCTGATTTCGAGCCTCGTGTAG
- a CDS encoding DUF4123 domain-containing protein, producing the protein MNHQQTDRLTNSDGEVDETARIESLTAALTGWFGRHREMHCFLAVDPSQRDLIESEADGGEPFASQRRADVVIEHEAFPDAHRPYLLELDLSTRAGADALAQSVSVAFEDRRPESMAEGLGQRVGGWLASSIAIDEVAAHWSRLMLQRDESGRACMLRFFDSRALALLWPILSPAQQQTVLGPARAWHVLDAGARPSVHLASLEPRARFSLSVEQWRAVHRHGLVNRALALHARACDRQPESGEIETAVAAAARAEQYGLLDREDWIAFIGHALSWHPQFDLHPKVLQLLAHRAADDFYTGEISQLSAVEIDEIREGAWYQRLRSSVSQ; encoded by the coding sequence ATGAACCATCAGCAGACGGACAGACTCACCAATTCCGACGGCGAGGTGGATGAGACCGCGCGCATCGAATCATTGACCGCCGCCCTCACGGGGTGGTTTGGTCGGCATCGGGAAATGCACTGCTTCCTTGCAGTCGACCCGAGCCAGAGAGACTTGATCGAATCGGAAGCGGACGGCGGCGAGCCGTTCGCCAGCCAGCGTCGCGCTGATGTGGTCATCGAGCACGAAGCGTTTCCTGATGCGCACCGTCCCTACCTCCTGGAACTCGACCTATCGACCCGCGCAGGCGCCGACGCGCTGGCGCAGAGCGTGAGTGTAGCGTTCGAGGACCGACGCCCGGAATCCATGGCCGAGGGGCTGGGACAGCGCGTCGGAGGATGGTTGGCGAGTTCTATCGCGATCGACGAAGTCGCCGCGCACTGGTCCCGCCTCATGCTTCAGCGCGACGAGAGCGGTCGGGCCTGCATGCTGCGTTTCTTCGATTCTCGTGCCCTGGCTTTGTTATGGCCCATCCTGTCACCCGCGCAGCAACAAACGGTGCTGGGGCCGGCACGGGCATGGCATGTTCTCGACGCTGGTGCGAGACCGAGCGTCCACTTGGCTTCTCTGGAGCCACGCGCGCGCTTTTCCCTTTCGGTTGAGCAGTGGCGGGCAGTCCATCGACATGGTCTCGTCAATCGCGCGCTCGCATTGCATGCGCGGGCGTGTGATCGACAACCCGAATCCGGCGAGATCGAGACTGCCGTTGCGGCTGCTGCACGGGCCGAGCAATACGGGTTGCTTGATCGTGAGGACTGGATTGCGTTTATCGGCCATGCGCTGTCGTGGCACCCGCAGTTCGACTTACACCCGAAGGTGTTGCAATTGCTGGCCCATCGGGCCGCCGACGATTTTTATACCGGCGAGATCTCGCAGCTATCGGCGGTCGAGATCGATGAGATCCGCGAGGGCGCTTGGTACCAGCGTCTGCGTAGCTCGGTTTCCCAATAA
- a CDS encoding BolA family protein produces MLPSPDDIKQYIAAGLPCAHLEVEGDGQHFFATIVSEAFDGKRPIQRHQLVYAALGERMKAEIHALSMKTLTPAEWQTQKNA; encoded by the coding sequence ATGTTGCCGAGTCCCGATGACATCAAGCAATACATCGCCGCCGGACTGCCCTGCGCGCATCTCGAAGTCGAGGGCGATGGCCAGCATTTCTTCGCCACGATCGTCTCGGAGGCGTTCGACGGCAAGCGTCCGATCCAGCGGCACCAGCTTGTCTACGCGGCGCTCGGCGAGCGCATGAAAGCGGAGATCCACGCGCTGAGCATGAAGACGCTCACGCCGGCGGAATGGCAAACACAGAAAAACGCATAA
- the murA gene encoding UDP-N-acetylglucosamine 1-carboxyvinyltransferase, producing MRITQDDRNGAGSGAATRTRAEGEAHQGQISMDKLAIEGGQTLAGELDISGAKNAALPILCASLLAADPLHLENVPDLKDVRTTLKLLSQMGVASEVAGGRVSLDATRVDNPVAPYELVKTMRASILVLGPLVARFGSAKVSLPGGCAIGARPVDQHIKGLQAMGAEISIEHGYIEARARRLKGARIVTDMITVTGTENLLMAAVLAEGETVLENAAREPEVGDLAHLLVAMGAKIEGIGTDRLVVQGVEKLHGARHAVIPDRIEAGTFLCAVAAAGGDVTLRGVRPQTLDAVTAKLREAGVAIEEGEDWLRVKMHGRPSAVSVRTSEYPAFPTDMQAQFMALNAIAEGSAQVIETIFENRFMHVQELNRLGARISVDGNTAVVTGVPQLSGATVMATDLRASASLVIAGLCAEGETIVDRIYHLDRGYDRMEDKLTRIGAKVRRIPANAGAQA from the coding sequence GTGCGCATTACTCAAGACGATAGGAACGGCGCCGGCAGCGGTGCCGCGACGAGAACCCGGGCAGAAGGCGAAGCCCATCAGGGACAGATCAGCATGGACAAGCTTGCGATCGAAGGCGGCCAGACACTCGCCGGCGAGCTCGATATCTCCGGTGCGAAAAACGCGGCGTTGCCGATTCTCTGCGCGAGTCTGCTTGCGGCCGATCCGCTTCACCTGGAGAACGTGCCCGACCTGAAGGACGTGCGCACCACGCTCAAACTGCTTTCGCAGATGGGTGTCGCAAGCGAGGTGGCCGGTGGGCGGGTCTCGCTCGACGCGACGCGGGTGGACAATCCCGTCGCGCCCTACGAACTCGTGAAGACGATGCGAGCGTCGATTCTCGTGCTCGGGCCGCTCGTGGCGCGCTTCGGCTCGGCGAAGGTGTCGCTGCCGGGCGGCTGCGCCATCGGCGCGCGCCCCGTCGATCAGCACATCAAGGGGCTGCAGGCGATGGGCGCCGAGATCAGCATCGAGCACGGCTATATCGAGGCGCGTGCGCGCCGGCTCAAGGGTGCGCGAATCGTCACGGACATGATCACGGTGACGGGCACGGAGAACCTGCTGATGGCGGCGGTGCTGGCGGAGGGCGAGACGGTGCTCGAGAACGCCGCGCGCGAGCCCGAGGTCGGCGACCTCGCGCATCTGCTTGTCGCGATGGGCGCGAAGATCGAGGGCATCGGTACGGATCGTCTGGTGGTCCAGGGCGTCGAGAAGCTGCACGGCGCGCGCCATGCGGTGATCCCGGACCGCATCGAAGCGGGTACCTTCCTGTGCGCCGTGGCGGCGGCGGGCGGCGACGTGACGCTGCGCGGCGTGCGCCCGCAGACGCTCGACGCGGTGACGGCGAAGCTGCGCGAAGCGGGTGTCGCGATCGAGGAAGGCGAGGACTGGCTGCGCGTGAAAATGCACGGCCGCCCGAGCGCGGTGAGCGTGCGCACCTCGGAATATCCGGCATTCCCGACCGACATGCAGGCGCAATTCATGGCGCTCAACGCGATTGCGGAGGGCAGTGCGCAAGTGATCGAGACGATCTTCGAGAACCGCTTCATGCATGTACAGGAGCTGAACCGCCTGGGCGCGCGCATCAGCGTGGACGGCAATACGGCCGTCGTCACGGGCGTGCCCCAGCTTTCCGGCGCGACGGTGATGGCCACGGATCTGCGGGCGTCGGCGAGCCTCGTCATCGCGGGATTGTGCGCCGAAGGCGAGACGATCGTCGATCGTATCTATCACCTCGATCGCGGCTATGACCGGATGGAGGACAAACTCACGCGCATCGGCGCGAAGGTGCGCCGAATCCCGGCGAACGCGGGGGCTCAGGCATGA
- a CDS encoding ABC transporter permease, giving the protein MTEKLHARLEVLPAEASGFRTLFYKEILRFWKVSFQTVLAPVVTALLYLTIFGHALRDRVEVYPGVEYTSFLVPGLVMMSMLQNAFANSSSSLIQSKITGNLVFVLLPPLTYWDMFAAYVLASVARGLAVGVGVFVVTIWFVPVAFAAPLYILAFAVLGSAMLGTLGLIAGIWAEKFDQLAAFQNFLIMPLTFLSGVFYSTHSLPGIWQHVSRLNPFFYMIDGFRYGFFGVSDVDPLASLAVVAVFLALIAALAMRLIASGYKLRH; this is encoded by the coding sequence ATGACCGAGAAGCTCCACGCGCGCCTCGAGGTGCTGCCGGCCGAGGCGAGCGGCTTTCGCACACTGTTTTACAAGGAAATCCTGCGCTTCTGGAAGGTGTCGTTCCAGACGGTGCTCGCACCGGTGGTGACGGCGCTGCTCTATCTGACGATCTTCGGCCATGCGCTGCGCGACCGCGTCGAGGTCTACCCCGGCGTCGAATACACGAGCTTCCTCGTTCCCGGCCTCGTGATGATGAGCATGCTGCAAAACGCATTCGCCAACAGCTCGTCGTCGCTGATCCAATCGAAGATCACGGGCAACCTGGTTTTCGTGCTGCTGCCGCCGCTCACATATTGGGACATGTTCGCGGCCTATGTGCTGGCGTCGGTCGCCCGCGGGCTCGCGGTCGGCGTGGGCGTGTTCGTGGTGACGATCTGGTTCGTGCCAGTGGCGTTTGCGGCGCCGCTCTATATTCTCGCGTTCGCCGTGTTGGGCTCGGCGATGCTCGGCACGCTCGGGCTGATCGCGGGCATCTGGGCCGAGAAATTCGACCAGCTGGCCGCATTCCAGAACTTCTTGATCATGCCGCTCACGTTCCTCTCGGGCGTGTTTTATTCGACGCATTCGCTGCCCGGCATCTGGCAGCACGTGTCACGGCTCAATCCGTTTTTCTACATGATCGACGGCTTCCGCTACGGCTTTTTCGGTGTTTCGGATGTCGATCCGCTGGCAAGCCTGGCCGTCGTCGCTGTCTTTCTGGCGCTGATTGCCGCCCTCGCGATGCGCCTCATCGCGTCCGGCTACAAGCTGCGCCACTGA
- a CDS encoding ABC transporter ATP-binding protein has translation MSAIEIRNVKKRYKALQALKGVSLTVDEGEFFGLLGPNGAGKTTLISILAGLARADEGSVSVLGHDVVSDFRHARRALGVVPQELVFDPFFTVRETLRIQSGYYGLRHNDDWIDEVMANLDLTEKADANMRALSGGMKRRVLVAQALVHRPPVIVLDEPTAGVDVELRQTLWKFISRLNREGHTIVLTTHYLEEAESLCDRIAMLRRGEVVALDRTSALLARFAGMQLFVRLAQGMLPAELRALEVEPAAPGARSHLLRLSNYDEVESILARCRAAGCAFDEIDVRKADLEDVFVQLMKGPELVEGLA, from the coding sequence ATGTCAGCCATAGAGATCCGCAACGTCAAGAAGCGCTACAAGGCTTTGCAAGCGCTCAAGGGCGTCAGCTTGACGGTCGACGAGGGCGAGTTCTTTGGCCTGCTCGGCCCCAACGGCGCAGGCAAGACGACGCTCATCAGCATCCTCGCCGGGCTCGCCCGCGCCGACGAAGGCAGCGTTTCCGTGCTCGGCCACGATGTCGTGAGCGACTTTCGCCACGCGCGCCGCGCGCTCGGAGTGGTCCCGCAGGAACTCGTCTTCGACCCGTTCTTCACCGTCCGCGAGACGCTGCGGATCCAATCGGGTTATTACGGCCTGCGCCACAACGACGACTGGATCGACGAAGTGATGGCCAACCTCGATCTGACCGAGAAGGCCGATGCGAACATGCGTGCGCTTTCGGGCGGCATGAAGCGGCGCGTGCTCGTTGCGCAGGCGCTGGTGCACCGCCCGCCGGTGATCGTGCTCGACGAGCCCACCGCCGGCGTGGACGTCGAATTGCGCCAGACGCTCTGGAAATTCATCTCGCGCCTGAACCGCGAAGGGCACACGATCGTGCTGACCACGCACTATCTCGAAGAAGCCGAATCGCTCTGCGATCGGATCGCCATGCTCAGGCGCGGCGAGGTCGTCGCGCTCGACCGTACGAGCGCGCTGCTTGCACGCTTCGCCGGCATGCAGCTTTTCGTGCGCCTCGCGCAAGGCATGCTGCCGGCCGAGTTGCGCGCGCTCGAAGTCGAGCCCGCGGCACCGGGCGCTCGGTCGCATCTGCTGCGTCTGTCGAACTACGACGAAGTGGAGTCGATCCTCGCGCGCTGCCGCGCCGCCGGCTGCGCCTTCGACGAAATCGACGTGCGCAAGGCCGATCTCGAGGACGTCTTCGTGCAACTGATGAAGGGTCCGGAACTGGTGGAGGGGCTCGCATGA
- a CDS encoding putative type VI secretion system effector, which translates to MKKREPSNSTALLRGVISGLERSRRSHNLILTELQHQQVGAAAIAASAMGMGAAGAGLIGMAGNSDEEADWVEFEIDGKKITGWLWMMPMRNGDKVEVVAERIAEDLYVAYAVKRDGDELLAVYPHATSGRKVHYRRSLKIWLWCSLLLYLMLPFMFLVTDGVEIFLDVGMVVTLGAILIFWMVMSGFVEIAEEVFRTFGWPNVENIDLRRTSREHRRGNKPPNFGNLYFRYK; encoded by the coding sequence ATGAAGAAACGGGAGCCTAGCAATTCAACCGCATTGCTGAGGGGAGTGATCTCGGGGCTGGAGCGATCGCGCCGTAGCCACAACCTTATTCTGACGGAGCTTCAGCACCAACAGGTCGGTGCGGCGGCAATTGCGGCCTCGGCCATGGGCATGGGCGCGGCAGGCGCCGGCCTGATCGGTATGGCGGGAAATTCTGATGAAGAAGCGGATTGGGTGGAGTTCGAGATCGACGGTAAAAAGATCACGGGCTGGCTCTGGATGATGCCGATGCGCAATGGTGACAAGGTTGAGGTTGTTGCTGAGCGTATTGCAGAAGACCTTTACGTTGCGTATGCGGTGAAGCGCGACGGAGATGAACTGCTTGCTGTGTATCCGCATGCGACTTCTGGAAGGAAGGTGCATTACCGTAGGTCGCTTAAAATATGGTTGTGGTGCTCGTTGCTGTTGTACTTAATGTTGCCATTCATGTTTCTAGTCACGGATGGTGTGGAAATTTTTCTTGATGTTGGGATGGTTGTAACTCTTGGTGCAATACTTATTTTCTGGATGGTGATGTCGGGTTTTGTGGAAATCGCGGAGGAAGTTTTCAGAACATTTGGTTGGCCAAATGTTGAGAACATCGATCTGCGGAGAACATCAAGGGAGCACCGTCGGGGGAATAAGCCTCCAAACTTCGGCAACTTGTATTTTCGCTACAAGTAA
- a CDS encoding T6SS effector BTH_I2691 family protein has translation MPKNHQKCVNCEKTGLPILPVRYSALPKNVKAAMPGGMGGARVTDVALDAHHYGLRTLREGWVFLFYEIGPRGNRYWEAYKVTADGRLWKQTLPLPRVPITDPACAQSAITVPMDLIAIERPEKCTGRVFVAFSEHAWHREVFDRYASDDALREARMQFIEPSKWIASGTDASGHAIVATAQAIDEVIEYMPGFDPKLLSLPDDKQSFSDEKGGYKSGWLTREVTRYPAYIRQASPASASQALVRLMERIGAKEVDSENGDAHHPPMMLALWDSIGTVHELNGFRGDPVAWLDRYVTKERTLQVGALHDIDTAHAIVQSNTNQALSNQEAMARQAQSMTALGRPGAQSALAGQRARALAGADPARAAQINAYYDDMNWMAANDIPGSYQNRLVQMGQMSSAGSARSGVPYIGAYRDQIMSEARAYAQAKPGAHDRNLTTMTRYNWSKYEARLKPQDIEKFRGNYKALQSAVFDLQEARSADVGKWLQAKLFLDTLEDYQSSDLLDAVAFEVVITDALAGIGSTPKGKAILDALVTQWDPAQPASLIWRVIAMNQKDARKELGQLLKTAQAKKDVPLESGQGQASVGHSPGVDAVISAAGMIGKLNGYYKYLSKLALESDVKKISPLGGLLKRLEIDTFGMTVGDAIFSKFRVNQMGDFVGEKIIQSVFLQRAGVSYSDAMMLVRKQAELEKLSRVQTVERLLTARSILQTGSPTDVPKPTQALYDVWGGMKSTDDGVKALRSSRIAVVAALMETVNFYKIMTAAKDRDTEIKLAQSGASMLSSLITITMTPFYGALKGSYRTQGWKLVGGGLSSFGTFISAWMDGEKSRDGFEKGQYDIFLLYFAKAGIEVGIGGAILIDAACTSSKLLKKVAGRYGVNVVVAAVETIPGRVIASTIMRTVGMLIGWEATVGLVVLQIMAEWITPNELESWCSRCAFGTGRETQFRIADHDVARYEDPSLQEKDFIDAMTKLS, from the coding sequence ATGCCAAAGAACCACCAGAAGTGTGTGAATTGCGAAAAAACCGGCTTGCCGATTCTGCCGGTGCGCTATTCTGCCTTGCCGAAAAACGTCAAGGCCGCGATGCCAGGGGGAATGGGCGGCGCGCGCGTGACCGATGTTGCACTGGATGCGCACCATTACGGGTTGCGCACGCTGCGTGAAGGGTGGGTCTTTCTCTTCTACGAGATCGGTCCGCGCGGCAATCGATACTGGGAAGCATATAAGGTGACGGCGGATGGGCGCCTCTGGAAGCAGACACTGCCGTTGCCGAGGGTGCCGATCACCGATCCTGCGTGTGCGCAAAGCGCGATTACGGTCCCGATGGACCTCATTGCAATCGAGCGGCCGGAAAAGTGCACGGGCCGTGTCTTCGTGGCGTTTTCGGAGCACGCCTGGCATCGGGAGGTTTTCGACCGATACGCCAGTGACGACGCGCTAAGAGAGGCGCGAATGCAGTTCATCGAGCCGTCGAAGTGGATCGCGAGCGGCACGGACGCCAGCGGACATGCAATTGTAGCGACCGCGCAGGCAATCGACGAGGTGATCGAATATATGCCCGGCTTCGATCCGAAGCTGCTGTCGCTTCCTGACGACAAGCAGTCGTTCAGCGACGAAAAGGGCGGGTACAAGTCAGGCTGGTTAACGCGCGAAGTCACACGCTATCCCGCATATATTCGGCAGGCTTCGCCTGCTTCGGCGAGTCAGGCGCTCGTGAGGTTGATGGAGCGGATCGGCGCGAAGGAAGTCGATTCCGAAAACGGAGACGCGCATCATCCGCCGATGATGCTCGCGCTGTGGGACAGTATCGGCACCGTGCATGAACTGAACGGATTCCGCGGAGACCCCGTGGCTTGGCTCGATCGATACGTGACCAAGGAGCGCACGCTGCAAGTCGGCGCGCTCCATGACATCGATACGGCTCACGCCATCGTGCAGTCGAACACCAATCAGGCGTTGAGCAATCAAGAGGCGATGGCGAGACAGGCGCAGTCGATGACGGCGCTTGGCCGGCCCGGTGCACAAAGTGCACTGGCGGGACAGCGAGCGCGTGCATTGGCGGGGGCGGACCCGGCGCGAGCGGCACAGATCAACGCCTACTATGACGACATGAACTGGATGGCCGCCAACGACATTCCGGGTAGTTACCAGAACAGGCTCGTCCAAATGGGGCAGATGAGTTCGGCGGGGAGCGCGAGGTCGGGCGTGCCGTATATCGGAGCGTATCGCGATCAAATCATGAGTGAGGCGCGCGCCTATGCCCAGGCGAAGCCGGGCGCGCACGATCGCAACCTCACTACGATGACGCGTTATAACTGGTCGAAGTACGAAGCGAGGCTCAAGCCTCAGGACATCGAGAAATTCCGCGGCAACTACAAGGCGCTTCAGTCCGCGGTGTTTGACCTGCAGGAGGCGCGCAGCGCCGACGTGGGCAAATGGTTGCAGGCCAAATTGTTTCTGGACACGCTCGAGGACTACCAATCGAGCGATTTGCTCGATGCCGTCGCTTTCGAGGTGGTGATTACCGACGCGCTTGCCGGCATCGGCTCCACGCCGAAGGGCAAGGCCATCCTCGATGCGCTCGTCACGCAATGGGACCCCGCTCAGCCGGCGAGCCTGATCTGGCGTGTGATTGCGATGAACCAAAAAGATGCTCGCAAGGAGTTGGGGCAATTGCTGAAGACGGCGCAGGCCAAGAAGGATGTGCCGCTGGAGTCGGGGCAGGGGCAGGCAAGCGTGGGGCATAGCCCGGGCGTCGATGCGGTGATTTCCGCGGCGGGGATGATCGGCAAGCTCAACGGGTACTACAAGTACCTTTCGAAGCTTGCGCTGGAATCCGATGTGAAGAAGATCTCGCCGCTGGGCGGGCTGCTAAAGCGTCTTGAAATCGATACGTTCGGGATGACGGTCGGGGACGCGATTTTTTCCAAGTTTCGCGTTAACCAAATGGGCGATTTCGTCGGAGAGAAGATCATTCAGTCGGTCTTTCTGCAGCGTGCGGGCGTTTCGTATTCCGATGCCATGATGCTGGTTCGTAAGCAGGCGGAGCTGGAAAAGCTGAGCCGCGTGCAGACGGTCGAGCGCTTGCTGACGGCGCGTTCGATATTGCAAACTGGGTCGCCAACAGATGTGCCCAAGCCGACCCAAGCCCTCTATGATGTGTGGGGCGGAATGAAGTCGACCGATGACGGCGTGAAGGCGTTGAGGTCGAGCCGGATCGCGGTGGTCGCGGCGCTAATGGAGACGGTTAACTTTTACAAAATCATGACCGCTGCCAAGGATCGGGACACCGAGATCAAGCTCGCGCAGTCGGGCGCTTCGATGCTGTCGTCGCTGATTACCATCACGATGACGCCTTTCTATGGAGCGCTGAAGGGTTCCTATCGCACGCAAGGTTGGAAGCTGGTGGGCGGCGGGTTGAGCAGTTTTGGTACGTTTATTTCGGCTTGGATGGATGGCGAGAAGTCACGTGATGGGTTCGAGAAGGGCCAGTACGACATATTTTTGCTTTATTTCGCGAAGGCTGGAATTGAGGTCGGCATTGGCGGAGCGATCTTGATTGATGCGGCCTGCACCTCTTCAAAGTTGCTCAAGAAGGTCGCAGGCCGGTACGGTGTAAACGTTGTTGTCGCGGCGGTAGAAACGATTCCTGGTCGAGTGATAGCATCGACAATAATGCGAACGGTCGGCATGCTGATTGGCTGGGAGGCAACGGTGGGGTTGGTTGTGCTTCAGATTATGGCAGAGTGGATCACGCCAAATGAATTGGAAAGCTGGTGTTCGCGATGTGCTTTTGGTACCGGCCGCGAAACTCAATTTCGGATCGCGGATCACGACGTTGCACGCTATGAGGACCCTTCCCTTCAGGAGAAGGATTTTATCGACGCTATGACCAAGCTCTCATGA